The Chanos chanos chromosome 6, fChaCha1.1, whole genome shotgun sequence genome includes a region encoding these proteins:
- the atad3 gene encoding ATPase family AAA domain containing 3, whose protein sequence is MSWLFGLNKGQPEAPPDLPGSPPPPPPTGGSGGSGGDKPKDKWSNFDPTGLERAAKAARDLDASRHAKEALELARMQEQTVQMEYQGKIKEYEAAVEQLKGDQIRIQAEERRKTLNEETKQNQARAQYQDKLARQRYEDQLRQQQALNEENLRKQEESVQKQEAMRRATVEHEMELRHKNEMMRVEAEAKARAKVERENADIIREQIRLKAAEHRQTVLESIRTAGTVFGEGFRAFVSDWDKVTATVAGLTLLAVGVYSARNATGVAGRYIEARLGKPSLVRETSRITVAEAIKHPIKVAKRLTSKPQDALEGVVLNPSLEERVRDIAIATRNTRQNRGLYRNILMYGPPGTGKTLFAKKLAMHSGMDYAIMTGGDVAPMGREGVTAMHKVFDWASTSRRGLLLFVDEADAFLRKRATEKISEDLRATLNAFLYRTGEQSNKFMLVLASNQPEQFDWAINDRIDEIVNFALPGLEERERLVRLYFDRYVLEPATGGRQRLKLAQFDYGQKCSEIAKRVEGMSGREISKLGVAWQAAAYSSEDGVLTEAMIDARVEDAVRQHRQKMDWLHGEGVLDNEGKLAFKGQQGAAESAGKMGFTLPLDSPPQAQEVLDPLQDKEMSTVQAEEKPEVAEQAVPPSVDSTVLPEEGGHTGGEGTAPVKEEEIANGTKPQGGADVPGDLTQTELASPKTGRVESEGKAEPPSKDGTPV, encoded by the exons GCCATGCAAAAGAGGCTTTGGAACTTGCTCGAATGCAGGAGCAAACAGTCCAGATGGAGTATCAAGGTAAAATTAAG GAGTATGAGGCTGCAGTGGAGCAGCTGAAAGGAGATCAGATCCGCATTCaggctgaggagaggaggaaaaccCTTAATGAGGAGACGAAGCAGAATCAAGCG CGGGCTCAGTACCAAGACAAGCTGGCCCGACAACGCTACGAAGACCAGCTTAGACAACag CAAGCACTTAATGAGGAGAACCTTCGCAAACAGGAGGAGTCAGTGCAGAAACAGGAGGCCATGAGAAGAG CGACGGTTGAACATGAGATGGAGCTAAGGCACAAGAATGAGATGATGCGGGTGGAGGCAGAGGCCAAGGCCAGGGCAAAGGTCGAGAGGGAAAATGCTGACATCATTCGTGAGCAAATCCGCCTAAAAGCTGCAGAACACAGGCAAACTGTATTAGAGTCCATACG AACGGCCGGGACCGTGTTCGGAGAGGGATTCAGGGCTTTTGTCTCAGACTGGGACAAAGTTACAGCCACT GTGGCAGGACTCACTTTGCTGGCTGTGGGGGTGTACTCTGCCCGGAATGCCACAGGTGTGGCAGGACGTTACATTGAGGCACGACTGGGTAAACCTTCTCTGGTCAGAGAAACATCTCGCATTACTGTGGCCGAAGCCATCAAGCATCCAATCAAG GTGGCAAAGCGTCTTACCAGTAAGCCTCAAGATGCTCTTGAGGGGGTTGTTCTCAAT CCCAGTTTGGAAGAGCGGGTCCGTGACATTGCCATAGCAACAAGGAACACCAGACAGAATCGCGGGCTTTATCGTAACATCCTCATGTACGGCCCACCTGGAACTGGAAAAACTCTCTTTGCCAAA AAGCTGGCCATGCACTCTGGCATGGATTACGCCATCATGACGGGTGGAGATGTGGCCCCAATGGGGCGTGAGGGGGTTACTGCCATGCACAAGGTCTTCGACTGGGCCAGCACCAGTCGACGAGG ACTGCTGCTGTTTGTAGATGAAGCTGATGCATTCCTACGTAAGAGAGCTACT GAGAAAATCAGTGAGGATCTAAGAGCCACTCTAAATGCATTCCTGTATCGCACTGGAGAACAGAGCAACAA GTTCATGCTGGTGCTGGCCAGTAATCAGCCTGAGCAGTTTGACTGGGCCATTAATGACCGTATAGATGAGATTGTGAACTTTGCCCTGCCAGGCctagaggagagggagaggcttGTACGCCTTTACTTTGACAGATATGTGCTGGAACCAGCCACCGGAGGGCGACA GAGGTTGAAGCTGGCCCAGTTCGATTATGGGCAGAAATGTTCCGAAATTGCCAAGCGCGTGGAGGGCATGTCGGGTCGTGAGATCTCTAAACTGGGCGTCGCTTGGCAG GCGGCAGCCTATTCCTCTGAGGACGGAGTCCTGACTGAAGCTATGATTGATGCGCGGGTGGAAGATGCTGTGAGACAGCACCGTCAGAAGATGGACTGGTTGCATGGGGAAGGTGTGCTGGACAATGAGGGCAAGCTAGCTTTTAAgggccagcagggggcagcagagagTGCAGGCAAAATGGGCTTTACTCTGCCTCTGGATTCACCCCCACAGGCCCAAGAGGTGCTCGACCCGCTGCAGGACAAGGAAATGTCCACAGTTCAGGCAGAAGAGAAACCAGAGGTGGCTGAACAGGCAGTGCCACCCTCTGTGGACAGTACTGTCCTACCTGAGGAGGGAGGtcatacaggaggagagggaacTGCTCcagtgaaagaggaggagatagCTAATGGGACCAAACCCCAGGGAGGAGCCGATGTCCCCGGGGACCTGACACAGACTGAATTGGCCTCTCCTAAGACAGGCAGAGTAGAGAGTGAGGGGAAGGCAGAACCACCGTCCAAGGATGGAACGCCAGTCTGA